The Desulfobotulus pelophilus sequence CTTTTTCATCGCAAAGGCAAGGGCATGGGCACTTTCAAGGGCTGGAATAATGCCTTCTGTCCGGGAAAGGGTGAAGAAAGCATCCATGGCGTCCTTATCTCCGGCCGTAACATACTGAACACGACCAAGATCCTTCAAGAGGCTGTGCTGCGGCCCCACACCCGGATAATCCAGTCCGGAAGCAACCGAATACACGGGAAGGGGATCCCCTTCCTCATCCTGCAGCAAATAGGACTTAAAGCCATGGAGCACGCCGGGTTTCCCAAGGGTAAGGGTTGCAGCGTGATCCCCTTTCTCCAGACTCCGGCCCGCCGGCTCAACGCCATAAATTTCTACGGACTCATCTTCTAGAAAAGCCGTAAACAACCCAATGGCATTGGACCCTCCCCCCACGCAGGCCACAAGATTATCCGGGAGCCCACCCGTCATATCCTGAAACTGCTCCCTTGCTTCCACTCCAACAATCTGCTGGAAGTCTCTTACCATCATGGGAAAGGGATGGGGGCCAACCACAGAACCGATCGCATAAAGCTGCGTCACGGGGTCTTCCAGATAAGCTTCAAAGGCAGCATCCACAGCATCTTTAAGCGTTCTTGTCCCACGGCTTACGGGAATAAGGTTGGCACCAAGAATTTTCATACGGACAACGTTGGGGTGCTCTTTGGCAATATCCACTTCTCCCATGTAAATATCACACTCCAGCCCTACCAGAACCGCTGCCGTAGCAAGGGCAACACCATGCTGACCCGCACCGGTTTCCGCAATAATTTTCTTTTTACCCATTTTTTTGGCCAGAAGCGCTTCCCCCAGGCAATGGTTGATCTTATGGGCACCGGTATGATTGAGATCTTCCCGCTTCAAATAAATCTGGGCGCCCCCCGTTTTGCGGGAAAGGTTAGCCGCATGAAAAATCGGGCTGGGTCGTCCCACAAAATGCTTATACAGATAGGCGAGTTCCCTGTGAAAGGCG is a genomic window containing:
- the trpB gene encoding tryptophan synthase subunit beta, whose protein sequence is MTAILKGYALPDDKGYFGEYGGSFIPETLQAIMNDITMAYEDIRKDPAFHRELAYLYKHFVGRPSPIFHAANLSRKTGGAQIYLKREDLNHTGAHKINHCLGEALLAKKMGKKKIIAETGAGQHGVALATAAVLVGLECDIYMGEVDIAKEHPNVVRMKILGANLIPVSRGTRTLKDAVDAAFEAYLEDPVTQLYAIGSVVGPHPFPMMVRDFQQIVGVEAREQFQDMTGGLPDNLVACVGGGSNAIGLFTAFLEDESVEIYGVEPAGRSLEKGDHAATLTLGKPGVLHGFKSYLLQDEEGDPLPVYSVASGLDYPGVGPQHSLLKDLGRVQYVTAGDKDAMDAFFTLSRTEGIIPALESAHALAFAMKKAAELDVSRTILVNLSGRGDKDIDFVVEKYGKIYGI